The DNA window GCCGAGGGCGGCGCGATCCACATCGATGGCAAGGCGATCCAGGTCCTCGCCGAGCGCGATCCCTCGAAGCTGCCATGGAACAAGCTCGGCGTGCAGGTCGTGGTCGAATCGACCGGGCTTTTCACCGCGCGCGACAAAGCCGCGATGCATCTCTCCGCGGGAGCGAGAAAGGTTATCATCAGCGCTCCCGCCGAGGGCGCCGACGTGACGTTATGTCTCGGCGTCAACCAGAGCGACTACGACGGCACCAGGCATGACGTCATCTCCAATGCCTCGTGCACAACCAACTGCCTCGCGCCTCTGGCGAAGGTGATTCACGAGAATTTCGGCATCACCCACGGCCTCATGACAACCGTGCATGCTTACACTGCCGACCAAAATCTGCAGGACGGTCCGCATAAGGATCTGCGGCGCGCACGCAGCGCGGCGGTCTCGATGGTGCCGACCTCAACCGGCGCCGCCAAGGCGATCGGCCTGGTGCTGCCCGCGCTCAAGGGCAAGCTCGACGGCCTCGCGATTCGCGTGCCGACGCCCAACGTTTCAGTCGTCGATCTGACGGCGACGATCGAGCGCGACGCGGATGAGAAGGCGATCAACAATGCCGTCCGCACTGCGGCCGAGGGTCCGCTCAAGGGCATCCTCGCCTATAGCGAAGCGCTGCTCGTGTCTGTCGATCTCAACGGCAACCCGCATTCGTCAATCTTCGACGCACCCCTCACCAAGGTCATCGGCAAGCGGCTCATCAAGGTGTTCTCGTGGTACGACAACGAATGGGGTTACTCGAACCGGCTCTGCGACGTGACCGCTTTCGTCGCTTCGAAGATTTAGCCGCGGCCTGATGAAGCTGAGGATTGTCTGATGCCGGCGCAGCCGATCACCGCATTGGATCTGAACACCAAGAAGGTCCTCGTGCGATGCGACTTCAATGTGCCGCTGCGCGAGGGCAAGATCACCGACACCGAGCGAATCGACGCGAGCATGGACACGATTCGCTACGTCCTCGAAAAGGGCGGCTCCGCTGTGCTCTGCTCGCATCTCGGGCGCCCCAAGGAACGCTCGCCTGAACTGAGTCTCAAGCCGGTCGCTGAGTACCTCTCGACGCTGCTCGGCAAGAAGGTCGCACTGGCGCCCGATTGTATCGGCGAGGTCAGCGGCAGGATGGTCGAGACGCTGAAGCCGGGCGAAGCGATCCTGCTCGAAAACCTGCGTTTTCATCCCGAGGAAGAAGCCAACGATCGCGACTTCGCGCATGAGCTCGCGCGCGGCAAGCAGGTCTATATCAACGACGCATTCGGCTCGGCCCATCGCCCGCACGCCTCGACGGTGGGCGTCACGAAGTTTATCCCGATACGCGCCGCGGGCTTCCTGATGATGCGCGAGCTCGAGGCGCTGCGCGCGGTGATGGACAATCCCGAGCGGCCCGCGATCGCCATCCTTGGCGGCGCCAAAGTCTCAGACAAGATCGGCGTTATAAAAAGCTTCATCCAGCGCCTCGATGCGATTCTTATCGGCGGCGCGATGGCTTACACGTTCCTCAAGGCCCAGGGCACGCCGATCGGCAAATCCCGCGTCGAGGAAGACAAGCTCGATCTCGCGCGCGAGCTGCTCACCGAAGCGCGCAGCAAGAACAAGCGCATCGTGCTGCCCATTGATCACGTGGTAGCGCTGGCCCCCGACGCCGTCGCGAGTATCGCCGTCATGACCGATATTCCCGCCGACATGATTGGCCTCGATATCGGACCCGCGACCGTCGATGCGTTTATAGCGGAAATCGCGCGCGCCAGGACGGTCATATGGAACGGCCCGCTCGGTTTTTTTGAGATTCCCGAATTCTCGCACGGCACGATGCGCGTCGGGGAAGCGCTAGCGAACCAACCCGGCGTCAAATCCCTGATCGGCGGGGGCGACACGGCGGCAGCAGTTGGCCATCAGCCGTGGGCCAAGCAGTTTACTCACATCTCGACCGGCGGCGGCGCGACCCTCGAGTTCCTCGAGGGCATCGAGCTGCCGGGCGTCAAGGCTCTGGAAGGATAGCGACTCAAGCACGCGCGCTCGCGACGCAGGCGCCCACAGGCTCACCCTCTAATGCGAAAAAAGCTCATCGCAGCCAACTGGAAGATGAATATGACGCCGGCCTCGGCGCTCGAGCTGATCGCGGCCTTGCGCGCGAACGTTGAGCGTGATGCCCGCGACCTGCTCGCCGATCGCGAGGCACTGGTCGCTCCG is part of the Candidatus Binataceae bacterium genome and encodes:
- a CDS encoding phosphoglycerate kinase, with product MPAQPITALDLNTKKVLVRCDFNVPLREGKITDTERIDASMDTIRYVLEKGGSAVLCSHLGRPKERSPELSLKPVAEYLSTLLGKKVALAPDCIGEVSGRMVETLKPGEAILLENLRFHPEEEANDRDFAHELARGKQVYINDAFGSAHRPHASTVGVTKFIPIRAAGFLMMRELEALRAVMDNPERPAIAILGGAKVSDKIGVIKSFIQRLDAILIGGAMAYTFLKAQGTPIGKSRVEEDKLDLARELLTEARSKNKRIVLPIDHVVALAPDAVASIAVMTDIPADMIGLDIGPATVDAFIAEIARARTVIWNGPLGFFEIPEFSHGTMRVGEALANQPGVKSLIGGGDTAAAVGHQPWAKQFTHISTGGGATLEFLEGIELPGVKALEG
- the gap gene encoding type I glyceraldehyde-3-phosphate dehydrogenase, which codes for MATKIAINGFGRIGRMFYRAALGRNDLEVVAVNDITDAPTLAHLLKYDSVHGTLKHEIKAEGGAIHIDGKAIQVLAERDPSKLPWNKLGVQVVVESTGLFTARDKAAMHLSAGARKVIISAPAEGADVTLCLGVNQSDYDGTRHDVISNASCTTNCLAPLAKVIHENFGITHGLMTTVHAYTADQNLQDGPHKDLRRARSAAVSMVPTSTGAAKAIGLVLPALKGKLDGLAIRVPTPNVSVVDLTATIERDADEKAINNAVRTAAEGPLKGILAYSEALLVSVDLNGNPHSSIFDAPLTKVIGKRLIKVFSWYDNEWGYSNRLCDVTAFVASKI